A window of the Syntrophothermus lipocalidus DSM 12680 genome harbors these coding sequences:
- a CDS encoding type III pantothenate kinase translates to MILGFDVGNSNIVIGVFQDRKLLTQWRIRTDRQKTADEYGMLVKELFDFAGLEMGNVQGVVVSSVVPPLMQELEWMIGKYFGISPLVVEPGIKTGLSIRYDNPREVGADRVVNAVAAYEKYGGSRPLIIVDFGTATTFCVVTAQGEYLGGAIAPGVGISTEALFTRTAKLPRVELVRPKSVIGKNTVMSMQSGIIFGFVGQVEGIVKRMKEEIGQDALVVATGGLAEVISREADCIDIVDPVLTLEGLLLIYEKNR, encoded by the coding sequence ATGATACTCGGGTTTGATGTCGGCAATTCCAACATAGTCATCGGCGTCTTCCAGGACAGGAAACTCCTTACCCAGTGGCGGATTCGGACCGACCGGCAGAAAACGGCGGACGAGTATGGCATGCTGGTCAAAGAGCTTTTTGATTTTGCCGGGCTGGAAATGGGCAATGTCCAAGGAGTAGTGGTTTCCTCGGTTGTCCCGCCGTTGATGCAGGAGCTGGAGTGGATGATCGGCAAGTACTTCGGCATTTCTCCGCTGGTCGTCGAGCCCGGGATAAAAACCGGCCTTTCCATCCGCTACGACAACCCCCGCGAGGTGGGAGCTGACCGAGTAGTTAACGCCGTGGCTGCCTACGAGAAGTACGGGGGAAGCCGGCCTCTGATAATCGTCGACTTCGGAACTGCCACCACCTTCTGCGTGGTAACCGCCCAGGGGGAGTATCTGGGAGGGGCCATTGCCCCTGGGGTCGGCATATCGACCGAGGCCTTGTTCACCCGTACCGCCAAGCTGCCGAGGGTTGAGCTGGTACGGCCCAAGAGCGTCATCGGCAAGAACACGGTCATGAGCATGCAGTCGGGCATCATTTTTGGTTTTGTCGGTCAGGTGGAAGGGATCGTCAAGCGGATGAAAGAGGAGATAGGCCAGGATGCTCTGGTAGTGGCCACCGGGGGATTGGCCGAGGTTATAAGCCGGGAGGCGGATTGCATTGACATAGTGGACCCGGTTCTGACCTTGGAGGGACTCCTCCTCATATACGAGAAAAACCGTTAA
- the dusB gene encoding tRNA dihydrouridine synthase DusB, translating to MFEIGSVSIENRLLAAPMAGFTDKAFRIILKNHGAGLVATEMISAQALVYGQEKTMFMLDLSGEEPPVAVQLFGSDPRIIAQAARIAADRGAHIIDINMGCPTPRIVKNGEGAALMRDPNRAVRIVEAVVKAVSVPVTVKMRSGWDENSINCCQIAVLAEEAGAHAVTVHPRTREQLFSGKADWSLIRAVKQVVKIPVIGNGDVTSPQKARQMLEETGCDAVMIGRGCLGNPFIFRRTLQYLETGEIPPEPTAEERINVARQHLVLACRFKGETKAVLEMRKHLGWYIKGLPHATAVRARMNQARTLSEIEAILEGLSHRLTQMYPDEH from the coding sequence TTGTTTGAAATCGGTAGCGTCAGCATTGAAAACCGCCTCCTGGCCGCACCCATGGCCGGGTTTACAGATAAAGCCTTCCGCATCATCCTGAAGAATCACGGGGCGGGACTGGTCGCCACCGAGATGATCAGTGCCCAAGCCTTGGTATACGGACAGGAAAAAACCATGTTTATGCTCGATTTGAGCGGCGAAGAACCCCCCGTTGCTGTACAGCTCTTTGGATCCGATCCCCGCATCATAGCCCAAGCTGCCCGCATAGCGGCTGACCGTGGAGCCCACATCATAGACATCAACATGGGCTGTCCTACTCCCAGGATAGTGAAAAACGGGGAAGGAGCGGCCTTGATGCGGGATCCGAACCGGGCCGTCCGTATAGTGGAAGCCGTAGTGAAGGCCGTATCGGTGCCGGTTACCGTCAAGATGCGGTCGGGTTGGGACGAGAACAGTATCAACTGCTGTCAGATCGCAGTCCTGGCGGAAGAAGCGGGAGCCCACGCGGTCACGGTTCACCCCCGCACCAGGGAACAGCTCTTTTCCGGAAAGGCCGACTGGAGCCTTATCCGGGCGGTAAAACAGGTGGTGAAGATACCGGTCATAGGAAACGGAGACGTGACTTCGCCCCAGAAGGCCCGGCAGATGCTGGAAGAGACCGGGTGCGACGCGGTAATGATCGGGCGGGGATGCCTGGGGAACCCTTTCATTTTTCGGCGTACCCTTCAATACCTGGAAACAGGCGAAATACCGCCGGAGCCGACGGCAGAAGAAAGGATCAACGTGGCCAGGCAGCATTTGGTCCTGGCCTGCCGGTTCAAAGGGGAGACTAAAGCAGTCTTAGAGATGCGCAAGCACCTGGGCTGGTACATAAAGGGATTACCCCACGCCACTGCCGTTCGTGCTCGCATGAACCAGGCCCGAACCCTCTCCGAGATAGAAGCCATACTCGAAGGGTTAAGCCACAGATTAACACAGATGTACCCTGATGAACACTGA
- a CDS encoding helix-turn-helix domain-containing protein: protein MVNFYRVQDKIISRQKIDSVVSRILEMRARGFSQQEVADRLGVDRTFISRLEGIGEIRKGASIAVVGFPILNKAEIEEILRKEGVDRFLLMTEEERINYVQTKTGAELLNELMNLISEFRKYDVVVGIGSDVRLKLIKGILDNEVIGIEIGESPLTEDKWVDPAEVKKVLQAVKSARR from the coding sequence GTGGTTAACTTTTATCGGGTTCAAGACAAGATCATCAGCCGGCAGAAGATTGACAGTGTCGTCTCCAGGATACTGGAAATGCGGGCCCGTGGTTTTTCCCAACAAGAGGTAGCGGACCGCCTAGGGGTTGACCGGACGTTCATTTCACGGTTAGAAGGCATAGGAGAGATTAGAAAAGGCGCGTCCATAGCTGTTGTCGGGTTTCCGATCTTAAACAAAGCCGAGATTGAGGAAATACTGCGTAAGGAAGGAGTCGACCGCTTCCTGTTAATGACCGAGGAAGAACGGATAAACTACGTGCAGACGAAGACCGGGGCCGAACTTCTAAACGAGCTGATGAATCTCATCAGCGAGTTCCGTAAATACGATGTGGTAGTCGGTATAGGTTCAGACGTTCGGCTCAAGCTCATCAAGGGCATCCTTGACAACGAGGTCATCGGCATTGAAATCGGAGAATCGCCACTAACTGAAGACAAATGGGTAGACCCGGCCGAGGTCAAGAAAGTTCTCCAAGCTGTTAAATCCGCCCGCCGCTGA
- the greA gene encoding transcription elongation factor GreA, protein MSEKEIILTKEGLKKLEDELEHLKSVRRKEVASRIKQAIEFGDITENSEYEDAKNEQAFVEGRILCLEKTLRNARLIEDDDIHTDVVSLGSRVRLLDIATGKEITFTVVASAESDPKQSKISDESPVGRAIIGKPINSEVEVAVPAGTKTYRIVSIEK, encoded by the coding sequence ATGTCGGAAAAAGAGATCATTCTTACCAAAGAAGGGTTAAAGAAACTGGAGGATGAATTGGAGCACCTGAAATCGGTCCGGCGTAAGGAAGTGGCATCCAGGATCAAACAGGCCATAGAGTTCGGCGATATCACGGAGAACTCCGAGTACGAGGACGCGAAGAACGAGCAGGCTTTTGTGGAGGGGCGCATCCTCTGTCTCGAGAAGACCCTGCGCAACGCTCGTCTCATCGAGGACGACGACATTCACACCGACGTGGTTTCGCTGGGATCCCGCGTGCGCCTTCTCGATATAGCTACGGGCAAGGAAATAACTTTCACCGTAGTGGCCTCAGCCGAATCGGATCCCAAGCAGTCCAAGATCTCAGACGAGTCTCCGGTAGGCAGGGCGATAATAGGCAAGCCCATCAATTCTGAAGTAGAGGTCGCAGTCCCGGCCGGCACCAAGACCTACCGGATTGTCAGTATCGAAAAGTAA
- the lysS gene encoding lysine--tRNA ligase yields the protein MSEDTHQLKQVRLDKLQELRDKGIEPYGGRFERNATAADIKNNYPGNEGQAVRIAGRIMARRTHGKAGFANLQDQSGQIQLYFRLNDLGAEKYELFKSMDIGDIIGVEGTVFLTKTQEITVHVQDLVYLAKALNPLPEKWHGLKDVELRYRQRYVDLIVNPPVREVFVKRSQIIREMRRYLDERGFLEVETPMMQPIPGGAAARPFITHHNALGIDLYLRIAPELYLKRLLVGGFEKVYEINRNFRNEGISTKHNPEFTMLELYQAYADFQDMMRLTEDLISSVVKSVFGTMVVEYQGSRLDFTPPWQRLPMLEAVKKYAGVDFTDLKSDEEAQEAARSLGLEVEAEATRGEVINLVFEEFVEPHLVQPVFVYGHPVDVSPLAKRNRENPEFTDRFEVFIMNREIANAFSELNDPIDQRSRFEKQVAKREKGDTEAHMMDEDYINALEYGMPPAGGLGIGIDRLVMLLTDSPSIRDVILFPTLRPTQ from the coding sequence TTGTCAGAAGATACCCACCAGTTGAAGCAGGTACGATTGGACAAACTCCAAGAGCTACGGGATAAAGGAATCGAGCCTTACGGAGGAAGGTTCGAGCGAAATGCAACTGCAGCCGACATCAAGAACAATTATCCCGGCAACGAAGGACAGGCAGTGCGCATCGCGGGCCGTATCATGGCGCGTCGCACTCACGGCAAGGCCGGTTTTGCGAACCTGCAGGACCAGTCCGGTCAGATCCAGCTGTACTTCCGTCTAAACGACCTCGGAGCCGAAAAGTACGAATTGTTCAAGTCTATGGATATCGGAGATATCATCGGGGTTGAAGGGACAGTGTTTTTGACCAAGACCCAGGAGATAACGGTGCACGTACAGGACCTGGTTTATTTGGCCAAGGCTCTGAATCCCCTGCCCGAAAAATGGCACGGGCTCAAGGACGTGGAACTGCGCTACCGGCAGCGTTACGTCGATCTCATCGTGAACCCCCCGGTCCGGGAGGTCTTTGTCAAGCGCAGCCAGATCATCAGAGAGATGCGGCGCTACCTGGACGAGCGCGGGTTTCTCGAGGTTGAGACTCCGATGATGCAGCCTATCCCGGGAGGAGCGGCTGCCCGCCCGTTTATCACCCACCACAACGCCCTGGGGATAGACCTGTACCTGCGCATCGCTCCCGAACTGTATCTGAAGCGGCTTTTGGTCGGCGGGTTCGAGAAGGTGTACGAGATCAACCGCAACTTCCGCAACGAAGGCATTTCCACCAAGCACAACCCCGAGTTCACCATGCTCGAACTGTACCAAGCCTATGCCGATTTCCAAGACATGATGCGGCTTACCGAAGATTTAATCTCCTCGGTGGTAAAGAGCGTCTTCGGGACCATGGTAGTCGAGTACCAGGGGAGCCGGCTGGATTTCACCCCTCCCTGGCAGCGCCTGCCCATGCTGGAGGCGGTTAAGAAGTATGCCGGGGTTGACTTTACCGATCTCAAGAGCGATGAAGAGGCCCAGGAAGCGGCGCGGAGCCTGGGGCTGGAGGTAGAAGCCGAGGCCACCCGCGGCGAGGTAATTAACCTGGTGTTCGAAGAGTTTGTCGAGCCCCACCTGGTGCAGCCGGTCTTCGTTTACGGGCACCCGGTGGACGTATCGCCCTTGGCCAAGCGTAACCGCGAGAATCCCGAGTTCACCGACCGGTTCGAGGTCTTTATAATGAACCGGGAGATCGCAAATGCCTTCTCGGAGCTGAACGACCCCATCGACCAGCGCTCCCGGTTTGAAAAACAAGTGGCCAAGAGGGAAAAAGGAGATACCGAAGCCCACATGATGGACGAGGACTACATAAACGCGCTCGAGTACGGGATGCCTCCGGCCGGCGGGCTCGGCATCGGCATCGACCGGCTGGTTATGCTTTTGACCGACTCCCCATCTATTCGCGACGTCATCCTCTTTCCGACCCTCCGCCCTACTCAGTGA
- a CDS encoding FAD-dependent oxidoreductase → MKVRSKSWWLGLAGLILLATAVFWLGTAKCQGPAEQEVEKPPVKIGIDRDAYDVIVIGGEPEGVAAAVASARNGAKTLLIEHRDGLGGLMTYGMLTHLDTARDHLGLPANQGIFAEWHEMVGGKPCFDVPAAKKAFLALVQKEKNLTLLLRARVTNVEVNEAGNKIEAVTVEGPFGQKRYTAQRFVDCTQDADVAAMAGVPYFVGKEDIGLQNENMCVTLMMFFKNVNWWDVCKTAVSQKFGPASFYSNAAWGFWKVSQAYQPHSPRARMRGLNLARQGDGTVSINALQIFGVNPLDETSKAEAIAIGQEETKHVLEFLRREFPGFENAEIAYFPPELYVRESRHIRCEYQLPISDVWENRDHWDSIGFGGYPVDLQATSPYGYNYVLVTPKQYAIPFRSLVPLKVDNLLVASRCSGYSSLAAGSARTLPTGMTTGQAAGTAAAISVKRGQDFRAMCRDQEAVKLVQDTLRQQGARLYPFQLSYPYQNEWFYPYLKILYSKGLVFAGYDNNIYPEKRVNADSFLYLLNAGVKRTNPAAYQRFTWPSALPPVPITRDQAAYLVLHLRPGSTVEKPQAWEEAYKAGLVPEELYKRVPKNRALSRAEVYALVGNFLERLGATDTH, encoded by the coding sequence ATGAAGGTTCGTAGCAAGAGTTGGTGGCTAGGGTTAGCAGGTTTAATACTACTGGCGACGGCGGTTTTTTGGCTAGGTACCGCCAAGTGCCAAGGTCCGGCCGAGCAAGAAGTAGAAAAACCCCCGGTAAAAATCGGCATCGACCGTGACGCCTACGATGTTATAGTAATCGGGGGCGAGCCCGAAGGGGTGGCAGCGGCGGTGGCGTCGGCCCGAAACGGGGCCAAGACCCTGCTCATCGAACACCGGGACGGGCTGGGGGGCCTCATGACCTACGGGATGCTGACCCATTTGGATACGGCCCGGGACCACCTCGGCCTTCCTGCCAACCAGGGTATATTCGCCGAGTGGCATGAGATGGTGGGAGGCAAGCCTTGTTTCGATGTCCCTGCAGCCAAGAAGGCTTTCCTTGCACTGGTGCAAAAGGAAAAGAACCTGACCCTGCTCCTGCGCGCACGGGTAACGAACGTTGAAGTGAATGAGGCCGGGAATAAAATCGAAGCCGTGACGGTGGAAGGCCCGTTCGGGCAAAAAAGGTACACCGCCCAACGCTTCGTCGACTGCACCCAGGATGCGGATGTGGCGGCCATGGCCGGGGTGCCTTACTTTGTGGGAAAAGAAGACATCGGGCTCCAAAACGAAAACATGTGCGTGACCCTCATGATGTTTTTTAAAAACGTCAACTGGTGGGATGTGTGCAAAACCGCCGTGTCCCAAAAGTTCGGTCCTGCCAGCTTTTACAGCAATGCGGCGTGGGGCTTTTGGAAGGTGAGCCAGGCCTACCAGCCCCATTCGCCTCGAGCCCGGATGCGCGGCCTGAACCTGGCCCGGCAAGGCGACGGCACGGTTTCGATTAATGCTCTGCAGATCTTCGGGGTAAACCCGCTCGATGAGACCTCCAAGGCCGAAGCCATCGCCATCGGACAAGAAGAGACCAAGCACGTGCTCGAGTTTTTGCGAAGGGAGTTTCCAGGATTCGAGAATGCCGAAATCGCCTACTTCCCGCCAGAGCTGTACGTGCGTGAGTCCCGGCATATAAGGTGCGAGTACCAGCTGCCCATAAGCGATGTCTGGGAGAACCGGGATCACTGGGACTCCATTGGCTTCGGCGGTTACCCGGTCGACCTGCAGGCTACCAGTCCTTACGGGTACAACTATGTCCTAGTAACCCCCAAACAGTACGCCATACCCTTCCGGTCCTTGGTTCCGTTAAAAGTCGATAACCTCCTGGTGGCCAGCCGCTGCTCGGGTTATTCCTCCCTGGCAGCTGGCAGTGCAAGGACTCTCCCTACTGGAATGACCACTGGCCAGGCCGCCGGAACCGCCGCAGCTATTTCTGTGAAAAGAGGGCAGGACTTCCGGGCCATGTGCCGCGACCAGGAAGCGGTGAAGCTCGTGCAGGACACCCTGCGCCAGCAGGGGGCCAGGTTGTATCCTTTTCAGCTTTCCTATCCGTACCAGAACGAGTGGTTCTACCCCTATCTCAAGATCCTGTACTCTAAGGGGCTGGTTTTTGCCGGGTATGATAATAACATTTACCCGGAGAAGCGGGTGAACGCGGATTCGTTTCTTTATTTGCTAAATGCAGGGGTAAAACGCACGAACCCCGCGGCCTACCAGCGGTTTACGTGGCCTTCAGCCCTACCCCCGGTGCCGATTACCCGGGACCAAGCCGCTTACCTGGTCCTGCACCTTCGGCCGGGCTCGACGGTGGAAAAACCTCAGGCCTGGGAGGAGGCGTATAAAGCCGGGCTGGTTCCGGAGGAGCTGTACAAGCGGGTACCGAAAAATCGGGCTCTAAGCCGGGCGGAGGTTTACGCGCTGGTCGGTAATTTCTTGGAAAGATTAGGAGCCACAGATACACACTGA
- a CDS encoding MBOAT family O-acyltransferase: MIFTTGVFALFFALVLPLYWVLPPRARKYLLIVAGMVFYAYYYVPYLVVVLVMTILTYIAALAILKARDGAGSSKGRARVWLFVGVAASVLVLGYFKYWKMLVSTWNELASRIHMGHPAPVPDILVPMAISFFTFEFIHFVSDVYLGKIDRETVKVPDFALFIFFFPTLVSGPIKRYQGFQKQSQSMPEFALDNLLGGGKRVILGLAQKFILADTIGRFAAPLAAPEAWSAQMLAFAAYAYAFKIYFDFAGYSDMAIGLAQMLGFKVPENFDRPYFQPNIAQFWRHWHMSLSSWIRDYLYIPLGGSRLGFARTLANLIAAFAICGLWHGAAWNFVAWGLWHGFGMVGHRIWHRYLGQRLARFGTPVHFLNVFLTFNFVVAGWVLFASPSLSAAALTYAKLAGACARLIGL; this comes from the coding sequence GTGATCTTTACCACCGGGGTCTTTGCCCTGTTTTTCGCACTGGTCTTGCCGTTATACTGGGTCCTTCCGCCCCGGGCCCGAAAGTACCTGCTGATCGTGGCCGGCATGGTGTTTTACGCGTACTACTATGTGCCTTACCTGGTCGTGGTCCTGGTAATGACGATCTTAACCTATATCGCCGCCTTGGCTATACTTAAGGCTAGGGACGGAGCTGGAAGTAGCAAGGGCCGCGCGCGGGTATGGCTGTTCGTGGGAGTTGCGGCCTCGGTCCTGGTCCTGGGATACTTCAAATACTGGAAGATGCTGGTCTCTACCTGGAACGAGCTGGCGTCTCGGATCCACATGGGGCACCCGGCCCCGGTTCCCGATATCCTGGTGCCGATGGCTATTTCGTTTTTCACGTTTGAGTTCATCCACTTTGTATCAGACGTTTACCTGGGCAAGATCGACCGGGAAACGGTCAAGGTGCCGGATTTTGCCCTGTTCATATTCTTTTTCCCTACCCTGGTCAGCGGCCCCATAAAGCGCTACCAAGGGTTCCAGAAGCAGTCCCAGTCTATGCCCGAGTTTGCGCTGGACAACCTGTTGGGCGGCGGTAAACGGGTCATTCTGGGACTGGCGCAGAAGTTCATTCTGGCCGACACCATAGGCCGGTTTGCCGCTCCCCTGGCCGCTCCTGAAGCGTGGAGCGCGCAAATGCTGGCTTTCGCCGCTTACGCTTATGCATTCAAGATCTACTTCGATTTTGCGGGGTATTCGGATATGGCCATTGGTCTGGCCCAGATGCTGGGATTTAAAGTGCCGGAGAACTTCGACCGGCCGTATTTTCAGCCCAACATCGCCCAGTTCTGGCGGCACTGGCACATGAGCCTGTCGAGCTGGATCCGGGACTATCTTTATATTCCCCTGGGCGGGAGCCGCCTGGGATTTGCTCGCACGCTGGCCAACCTCATCGCGGCCTTTGCCATATGCGGGCTCTGGCACGGGGCTGCTTGGAACTTCGTGGCCTGGGGCTTGTGGCACGGTTTCGGTATGGTCGGGCATAGAATTTGGCACCGGTACCTCGGGCAGAGGCTGGCGAGATTCGGTACCCCGGTACATTTCCTCAATGTTTTCTTAACGTTTAACTTCGTGGTGGCAGGGTGGGTGCTCTTCGCTTCGCCTTCGCTCTCGGCGGCTGCTCTTACCTATGCTAAGCTGGCCGGGGCGTGCGCGCGGCTTATCGGGCTGTGA
- a CDS encoding SGNH/GDSL hydrolase family protein produces the protein MLLDVMRDRWNRIREAVQPKDLRRVFAVFLGLMLLAQVSLPSLVNRYYESQSRTYVYGQRLPRNFEQIHKDFPLVLRYIEKHLSDYDINVLFLGDSVAYGAGVGENETIPAYLEEELKGLFPGKKVRVWNLAVPGSEPGDLYCVLRRVGALHPDAVVADFNLLFYGKASIQDPVAFNWLYLDPGLPADAVKKVNTVYPRPFPDRVAEFFDRYFPLYHYRELINSVLFGGHPRDKVEAKLKAVWQKLSGGGVVAASAASPGPAAAADRAKQREKVAFMYDSSPINTETNAAYLFSEAVLEFLERQEYPSFVFLTDQNRDILGPLVTNPGFVSNARLVESLLRRYQVPYLSFCGRMPGESFVDHVHLNPDGNRKVARELARELAPRLRGVSP, from the coding sequence TTGTTGCTGGATGTTATGCGGGATCGCTGGAATCGAATACGGGAGGCTGTGCAGCCTAAGGATTTACGGCGGGTATTCGCCGTTTTTCTTGGGCTGATGCTACTGGCACAGGTGTCGTTGCCTTCTCTGGTGAACAGGTATTATGAGAGCCAGAGCCGGACGTATGTTTATGGCCAGCGGCTGCCCCGTAATTTTGAACAGATCCATAAAGACTTTCCGCTGGTTCTTCGCTATATAGAAAAGCACCTCTCCGACTACGACATTAACGTGTTATTCCTCGGGGACTCGGTAGCCTACGGGGCAGGAGTGGGTGAAAACGAAACCATCCCGGCTTACCTGGAAGAAGAGCTTAAAGGGCTGTTTCCGGGGAAAAAGGTGCGGGTGTGGAACCTGGCGGTTCCTGGGAGCGAGCCTGGGGATCTTTACTGCGTCCTGCGGCGGGTAGGGGCTCTGCACCCGGATGCGGTGGTGGCCGATTTCAACCTGCTGTTCTACGGTAAGGCCAGCATCCAGGACCCGGTCGCTTTCAACTGGTTGTACCTAGACCCCGGCCTGCCAGCCGATGCGGTAAAGAAGGTCAATACCGTCTACCCGCGGCCGTTTCCCGACCGGGTGGCAGAGTTCTTCGACCGGTATTTCCCCCTGTACCATTACCGGGAATTGATCAACTCCGTCCTTTTCGGCGGCCACCCCCGGGACAAAGTCGAAGCAAAGCTGAAGGCTGTGTGGCAGAAGCTCTCGGGCGGCGGCGTAGTAGCCGCATCTGCTGCGAGCCCTGGGCCGGCAGCTGCAGCTGACAGAGCGAAACAGAGGGAGAAGGTGGCGTTCATGTACGATTCTTCTCCCATCAATACCGAAACCAACGCGGCTTACCTGTTCAGTGAAGCGGTACTGGAGTTTCTCGAACGGCAGGAATACCCGTCTTTTGTCTTTCTGACCGACCAGAACCGGGATATCCTGGGCCCGCTGGTGACTAATCCCGGTTTTGTCAGCAATGCCCGCCTGGTGGAATCACTGCTGAGACGCTATCAGGTTCCCTACTTGAGCTTTTGCGGACGGATGCCGGGCGAAAGCTTCGTCGACCACGTTCACCTGAACCCGGACGGGAACCGGAAAGTAGCGAGGGAACTGGCCCGTGAGCTGGCCCCGCGCTTGAGGGGGGTGAGCCCGTGA
- the csaB gene encoding polysaccharide pyruvyl transferase CsaB, producing MSLRRYESVKKCVISGYYGFGNLGDEAILFALVRALRSSFPGTDITVLSGNCEHTASSYGVKAADRWNPVAVWRALRASDGLISGGGSLLQDVTGLGSLCYYLGVMWLAILAGRPFWIHAQGIGPVRSSLGRLLVRLTLRRARGISVRDPESKEELVAMGLAPELIEVTVDPVLTLDREVADLQMGRRILERWGVKGLGEQKIVGISVREWRGLTAYRLAVAEAADRLVESGCSVVFLPFQYESDVAVCRDIIRMMNRPSSVVDEPLSVVEMASVIACLDLVIGMRLHALILGHAMGVPVVGISYDPKIDRFLASVGKEPAMSVEQPDGEVLIEAVLSHR from the coding sequence ATGAGCCTGAGAAGATACGAGTCAGTGAAGAAATGCGTGATTAGCGGCTATTACGGGTTCGGTAACCTGGGAGATGAGGCGATCCTCTTTGCTCTCGTGCGGGCGCTTCGTTCTTCGTTCCCCGGTACCGACATAACCGTGCTTTCTGGGAACTGCGAGCACACGGCCTCTAGCTACGGCGTTAAGGCCGCTGACCGCTGGAATCCGGTGGCGGTCTGGCGGGCTCTGCGCGCTTCCGACGGCCTGATAAGCGGGGGCGGAAGCCTGCTTCAGGATGTGACCGGGCTGGGCAGCCTCTGTTACTACCTGGGGGTGATGTGGCTGGCGATACTAGCGGGAAGACCGTTCTGGATTCACGCTCAGGGCATCGGGCCTGTCCGCTCGAGTCTGGGCCGGCTTTTGGTAAGATTGACCTTACGCCGGGCCCGGGGCATATCGGTGCGGGACCCGGAGTCGAAGGAGGAGCTTGTGGCCATGGGGCTGGCCCCGGAGCTTATCGAAGTGACGGTAGACCCGGTACTGACTCTGGACCGAGAGGTGGCCGATCTGCAAATGGGACGGCGAATACTGGAGCGCTGGGGCGTAAAAGGGTTGGGCGAACAGAAGATTGTGGGTATCTCGGTCCGCGAGTGGCGAGGGCTTACCGCCTATAGGCTGGCGGTAGCCGAAGCAGCGGACCGGCTGGTGGAATCGGGCTGTTCGGTCGTATTTCTGCCTTTCCAGTACGAGTCGGATGTCGCCGTCTGCCGGGATATCATAAGAATGATGAACCGGCCCTCATCTGTCGTGGACGAGCCGCTGTCGGTCGTAGAGATGGCTTCGGTCATTGCCTGTTTGGACCTGGTAATCGGAATGCGGCTGCACGCGTTGATACTCGGGCACGCGATGGGGGTGCCGGTGGTCGGCATTTCGTATGACCCGAAGATCGACCGCTTCCTGGCTTCTGTAGGGAAAGAACCCGCGATGTCGGTCGAGCAGCCGGACGGGGAGGTACTTATAGAAGCAGTATTGAGCCACAGATAA